From the genome of Odocoileus virginianus isolate 20LAN1187 ecotype Illinois chromosome 31, Ovbor_1.2, whole genome shotgun sequence:
GGAGAAGAATTCATTCCATCAGGAAAGATAGCCAAAGCGGGAAAGGCTTCGTCCATCACGGTTGGAGGAAGTGGTTGATTTCAAGTACTGCCTCACATCTCCCACAGCTCATTTTTCAGCCCGCTGCACACCCTTTGGTTTAACCATCATATCTGGATTCTGGTGTTGAGCCCTGGCCAACCAGTGGAACCGCAGGTGAGCTAATTCTAATGAGGGAGTTTCTTTCTTACTTGGTCTCCATCCGTGGGATCGTCAGAACCCAAGCCTCCTCTGGACTCTTACTTTCTCGGAAATCACCAGCAGGTTCCTGGAAGGTCCCATCTGAACACAGAGGTGTCCTAAGAATAGACTGGGAGGTCTGTTATGTTTAAATCCAAGCTCTACCATTTTCTACCTGTGGAACTTGAGTTAGTTACAGAGCCTTCATCTCCTAATGGGTAACAATGCTGATATTATTAGTGCCCATCTAATAGACACAGTAGGGCAGACATGGTAAGACCTAAAATTTGATGTCATAGATAAAGCAATAGAACAGGGCTTAAAAATAGCCACAAAGCATAATTATTATTACGGAAGTTCTCTACTGCCCTTCTGCAAAGTCTTTTGGAATATTTGGAGTTAAGGAGCCAAGTGGAGGAGGTGATTGACAATATCCGTGCGGGGGAGGGAGTGGAATTCTGGAGCCCCAGAGACTGCATGGGCGACAGAGAACTGTGCTCTGAGACCTGGCAGCCTCGACTGGGAAGAACAGAGGCCATCATCTGCTGCAGAGATGATCCTTTGCTCATTCATCAGTTCTTCAAGTAAGAAGGTGTAGTGTGTCTGTTTTGTGAGTGCCACTGAGCTCCGGGCTAGCTAGGGAAGCAAAAGATAAGAGATATGCTCTTTATCCCAGTCATTCTTGCAAGCGCTCCTGTGAGTTCCTGGAAGACTtcccccaaccaccaccaccccagaaCCTGCTGGTGATATTCTAGAGAGAGGCTAGAGTCCAGAAGGAAGCTGGGGTTCTGAGAACCCTGTGGGTGGAGGCTGAGAAAGAGGAAAGCTGCCGAATTACACTTCCAGTCCTCCTGTGATCCCACAGGTTGGGAAAACAGCAGTCGGTAAGATGATATAACTGAGAAGACCACTCAGCGTTTCTCCCTGTGGCAGCTCATCAAGTCCCAGACGACTGCTCTTATGTAATTGCTAAGCCATGCCTGACTCTGGAGAccaacaagctcctctgtccgtggggttctccaggcaagaatactggagtgggttgccgtgaccttctgcaggggatcttcccgacccagagattaagctcacgtcccctgcattgtcgggcagtttctttaccaccgagccgccTAAGAAGCCCCCTGGAGGGTCACGCCCCTAGGAAGTGCTCTTTGTATTGAACTTGTACTATTTTTAATATGAGTTTTACAAGGTAATAATCTACCCtctttttatatttgaattaacTAGACTCTTAGGGAAGGAAATCTAAGGTCCAGAAGGTGAGTGGTGACTGTGAGTTTTGGCTTTCTCCGCAGCTACGCTATCCAAAACAACAGAGGCAGTCTCTTTGGAGTCAAGGCAGGAAACCACCGTGCTGAAGTTTACTCTaagtgtctttttttcctcttttgttcttcaaGATTTTCTAGTTCAAACTAACTACACTTGTCCAcgcttagttttttttaatttttttaatctccctcATGCCCTTTATGGAAAGAAAGGTGTTATAAATAAATCactcagtatatatatataatgtatgtatgcatatgtatttacCTAATGATTCATGGTTTCAGTGAAAAACCCTTGACTACTGTCAACCACAAAGAGAAGTTCGGGAGTTTCACTTCCTGTTTTGTGAGCTTAAAGCATGAAGCAGTGGAAAGTAAGCTGCCTAGTGCTGGCTGAAAGCCCAGTTCAGGCCCTGCCACTTTACTCTGTGGCCTAATAAATTTACTTCCTTGAACTTCTGGTTTTTCACCAGTAAAATGGTGAAACTACTTTACCTGCTACCCCACTTGCATCATAAGAAATTCAAATGTGGTTATAATTGTGTAAATATATTCTAAGATATAGGATATTATACAAATTTGAGACATTAGTATtactactgtttttcttttctttctttctattccacCCTTCATCTCTCTTTAATCCAGAGAATTTAAATGGCTTCAAAGAACCTGTCCTAAGCCtaaatttcctctttctttcccttatgTTTCTGtcatatcatttctttcctttcttgcctACCTCACCTGCAATTTTCACAATCCAAAGTAGGGAGAAGGGAATAGTGGGAATAAGGCCAGTGACAGCCTTGTATGCAGGAAATATTCCAATTGGGTTTTGATTTTCCTCCTTGGAGTCATATATGTGCTTGAACTAACACACAGATACAAAATGCAGACTTAAATATGGACATAACACACTTACATATGGcctacacacacataaaaacccATGCCTTCAAACATACTGAGAATCTAACACAGACATTTGTATATAAGAAATCATATGCCAACACTAGAGGGAGGACCTCAGTCAAACATCTGAGACATCTACATCAATACAAACACACCCCTTGCAGTGTAATCACACTTTCTTCCAGGCAGGTATGATCACACAAACGTGAACCGCAACACTTAGAGGCATGTGGTCAAACACATATGCCCACTTTCACTGGCACATGAGACCTATAAACACACTCAGGCATGCTCAGCAACTTCAACCATGCTCCAACCAAAATACACCCTAGAACACTCAGTCACAAACACATTCCTAAATGTGGCCATATATTTCAGTTCTGACAACTGTATTTTCCAAACATCTCTGCCCTTTCTCTGAGCCATTCTGATGAAGCTGGATGAGtgtgcttttctaagaattcactGTAACATGACCCACAGTAACCTCAGGGacattgttttttcaaaaatgacATCTGCTTTTTCCTAAATGTGGTCGTGGAGTGACACCCAACAGGAAAGAGCAAGACAGGCTCCCCACCTCAAACCATTTCAAAATACCTTGAAAAATGCAATGGTCTATCAAATAAAACTCACTTGCTACATAAGAAACATTTTGCTGCAATTCTCATTATGTGGTCACCCCAGCTCTACCAGCCCACGTGTTTCTGGGGCCATCGAGAAAAACTGACCTCCTAAGGTCATCCCACCTCTTACCCTGCCTCTAACCTGAATTTCTCATTATGAGGCCAGGAAGTTGGACCTATTTCCCTCTATTACAATAAGTGCCACTTTCAACCGAATTATTTTGATACTACCTTCAGGATAGTCATAACTTACTAGGTAATAACTTCAGAATGACATCACGAGACAAAATAATagactgtattttatatattttctcaaaaGATAGTAGTTAAATATGGATATGTCCAGCGTGTCTctaacagttttatttatagtaTGGATTGATAGAGAAGACGTGGAAAATGAGAACTGGatttataaagacaaaaatatatcaGAAACTAATAGTTAATAAATAGAACATGCTTAGGGATAACCAGGATGTTTGTGAATTGACGTAAAGTGGAGGGGAATCTGAATCAGGAGACTTCTGGGtcaaaaagtagaatttaaactgtatccaataggaaaaggaaaagtaagtCAAGACCTAGATCAATCGAAACGACCAAAACCACCTTGTTTTAATATAGCTAAAACATGTAACCTGACACGATTTCCACTCAAAATACTCAGGAGAAGTCTGTCCTTTATTATTCTCATGGAGGCCCAGTCTGTTAGTTCTAATTCAATTTGATGGGTAAGAGTTGGGTTGACTTTCCCTGCCCTGGACTCCTTAGCTGAGTTGGTTGAAACATCCCCCGGGAAGTTCTGTATTTTAGCACAGTATTTATTCCCTCTGCACTGTAAGCTCCGTGAGGTGGGCAGTCCTATAGGTCCCGTGTATCACTGGATCACCAGCCTTTGGCACACTGCTTGGTACACGGCGGCGTTTGGTACTTGTTAACTGAACACGCCCTGCCTCCCGCTGGGCAAGGAGCACATCAGGGGATCCTCCCCCTCAGGTGGAGGTTGTCGCTTCCTGTGGGTCGGTTTCTGCATCTGCTGTTCCTTCTGAACTCCGGGGTTTACCAGCCAGCAAGGCCTTTCTGAGTCTTCTCCAGAAGACATGCTGCCCCAGGACACTGTCCTCCCACTCCAGGTAGGTGTTCCTGCTCAGAAGGCGATAGAGCTCCACCTGCTGCCGCAGCAGAGACTTCTCCAGCTTCTGCAGGACGATGAAGATGATGCCGGCATGGCTGCTCAGAAACTGCCAGGTCTGGGCAATCTCATACTCGAAGATACACCATCGGCTCTGGATGAAGTGCTGGGACACCACGACAATGACCTTGCGGCTTTTGTGGAAACCTTCCTGGATGATGTTGGCAGCGATGGCCACCCCAGGAATAAAGTCCCTGTAGTGAAGGCAGAGCTGAAAGGGGGGCACGCCCTCCTCCAAGTTCTTCACCAGCTCATTCCGCACCCAGTCTTCATCCTGGCTCGAGTAGATTACAAAGGCATCATAGGTGCTTTCACCTCTGCTATACTTTTTGCAGCCAGCAAGAAGCATCAGGTGGAAATAGAACTTATAGACCAGGACTCCCACCACAGTTACCAGGAGTACAGTGACAACCGACACGCTAATGATCGTCTTGCTCATCTGACAAGTGGCATTCCTGAAACTAAGCACTGGCATGTCCTTCATATCTGGAGGCTCTGCACACATCATTTGCTCAGCTTCCACCAAGAGCTGCCTCTGGTCCTTGACCCACTGCAGGAAACTCTGGTGTTCACAAACACAAGCAAATTCATTCTTAGTAAGATTTAGCCAAGTGAGGTTCCTTGGCAAATTCTGTAGTTCTTGCTCCTTAGAAGCCATGATACGGTTGAAACTGCAGTCTAGGATCTGGAGCGAATGGAGCGGTTCATAAAGATGTGTATCCAATGACAAGAGTTTGTTGTGACTCATATTCAGCACCTGAAGGCTAGAGAGGAAGTGAAATGCTGTCTGGGATACCTGTTCCAGTTGACACTTAGAGAGGTCCAAGATGGTTAAGTTAGTCAGCTCTGTGAAGATATCAGGGAGCAAGTTGTTCTGAAAAGAGTTGCCTGCCATTTTCAAGGTTTGGAGACTGACTAAGCCAGTAAAGATGCCGTGGAAGACAATCCGGGTGTGGGTATAAGAAATATCAAGGTAACGGAGGTTTCTGAGTGATAGGAATGTTGAAAAAGCATTGATCTGTTTCAGAGTGGAATGCTGAAAATCCAGATGTTCTAGTTGCTCTAAGCCCATGAAGTTTGAACTTAAGGTAATGACATCGTTGAAGCTCAGATCTAAATGCTTCAGTTTGGTTGTCCCAAAATCAGTGTGAGAACAGCAACCCTTGAAACTCAAGTGATTTCTTTTGAGATCTAGATACTGAAGGCTTGGTAGCTCAAACTCATTAAAACTGCTTATACCTTTGTTGTCTatgaaaacaaactttttgaGAGAACTGAGCTTCAGTGCAGGAAACTTTTCAAAGTCACAGTTAATCATTTCTAAGTGTTGCCATCTAAAATCTTTAAGAAGGGCTTGTAGACTTCCTAAAGATATACTCAACAAAGAAATCCCAGAAACATTTGCCAAACAATTAAATAAGTCTGTATCATCCCCTGAGAATTCGCCCAAGTAC
Proteins encoded in this window:
- the TLR4 gene encoding toll-like receptor 4, with the translated sequence MMARARLAAALIPATALLSCLRSESWDPCIQVVPNISYQCMELNLYKIPDNIPITTKMLDLSFNYLRHLGSHNFSSFPELQVLDLSRCEIKIIEDDTFQGLNHLSTLILTGNPIQSLAWGAFSGLSSLQKLVAVETNLVSLNDFPIGHLKTLKELNVAHNFIHSFKLPEYFSNLPNLEHLDLSNNKIQNIYYEDVKVLHQMPLLNLSLDLSLNPLDFIEPGTFKEIKLNGLTLRSNFNSSDVMKTCIQGLAGLKINRLVLGEFKNERKLKKFDRSFLMGLCNLTIEQFRIAYLGEFSGDDTDLFNCLANVSGISLLSISLGSLQALLKDFRWQHLEMINCDFEKFPALKLSSLKKFVFIDNKGISSFNEFELPSLQYLDLKRNHLSFKGCCSHTDFGTTKLKHLDLSFNDVITLSSNFMGLEQLEHLDFQHSTLKQINAFSTFLSLRNLRYLDISYTHTRIVFHGIFTGLVSLQTLKMAGNSFQNNLLPDIFTELTNLTILDLSKCQLEQVSQTAFHFLSSLQVLNMSHNKLLSLDTHLYEPLHSLQILDCSFNRIMASKEQELQNLPRNLTWLNLTKNEFACVCEHQSFLQWVKDQRQLLVEAEQMMCAEPPDMKDMPVLSFRNATCQMSKTIISVSVVTVLLVTVVGVLVYKFYFHLMLLAGCKKYSRGESTYDAFVIYSSQDEDWVRNELVKNLEEGVPPFQLCLHYRDFIPGVAIAANIIQEGFHKSRKVIVVVSQHFIQSRWCIFEYEIAQTWQFLSSHAGIIFIVLQKLEKSLLRQQVELYRLLSRNTYLEWEDSVLGQHVFWRRLRKALLAGKPRSSEGTADAETDPQEATTST